The DNA segment CCGAGATATTCTCCTCCAACATCGGCGGGGCGGCGACGCTCATCGGCGATCCCCCGAACATCATGATCGGGTCGGCCGCCGGCCTGACGTTCAACGAGTTCATCGTCAACCTCGGCCCGATCATGGTCGTCGACCTCGCCGTCGTCATGGGGATGCTCGTCCTCATCTACCGAAAAGACCTCCACGTCTCGCCCGACGAGCAGGCGGGGATCGAGAAGACGTTTGCGGACTTAAACGAGCGGGAGGCGATCCGCGACATGCCGCTCTTCAAAAAATCGGTCGCCGTCATCGCGCTCGTCATCGGGATGTTCTTCGTCCACGACCTCCTCGGGCTGGAACCCGCTCTCGTCGCCCTGATCGGCGCATCGATCCTCCTCTTCTGGAGCAGGCAGAATCCGGAGGAGATCTTTGAGAAGATCGAGTGGCCGGCGCTCTTCTTCTTCGGCGGGCTCTTCGTCGTCGTCGGCGCCCTCGTCGAGACGGGGACAATCGCGGCCGTCGCCGGGTTCGTCGTGAACAACGTTCACTCGGAGGGCGAGGCCATGATGATCATCGCCTGGTTCGCGGCGATCGCCTCGGCCATCGTGGACAACATCCCGCTCACCGCCACCCTGATCCCCCTGATCCAGGATCTGGGCGTCTCGATGGACACCTACCCGCTCTGGTGGGCGCTCTCGCTCGGCGCGTGTCTCGGCGGGAACGGCACGGCTATCGGGGCGTCGGCGAACGTCGTCGTCATCGGGATCGCGGCACGGAACAACCTCTCCATCTCGTTTCTGGAGTTCCTGAAGGTGGGAATGCTCGTGCTCTTCGTCACGGTCGGGATCGGGACGGCGCTCCTCTACCTCAACTTCGTCGTCCTGTAGGCCGGTGCTACCGGGCGGCCTCGATCTCCCGGAGCCGGCCGACCACCCACTTATACGCGGTCGCGGCCGCCTCCCTGACCGAGGCGCTCGGGTC comes from the Methanoculleus marisnigri JR1 genome and includes:
- a CDS encoding ArsB/NhaD family transporter, whose protein sequence is MIGPELIAIAVFLFTYALIIDERIHRAVAAMFGASVIVFLHIVPWEKIPEYIDLGTIFLLMGMMIIVNTARGSGLFEFIAIKTAKLANGSPMRVLLLFSLVTAVTSAFLDNVTTVLLLTPMLLYIASVMRITPLPFLIAEIFSSNIGGAATLIGDPPNIMIGSAAGLTFNEFIVNLGPIMVVDLAVVMGMLVLIYRKDLHVSPDEQAGIEKTFADLNEREAIRDMPLFKKSVAVIALVIGMFFVHDLLGLEPALVALIGASILLFWSRQNPEEIFEKIEWPALFFFGGLFVVVGALVETGTIAAVAGFVVNNVHSEGEAMMIIAWFAAIASAIVDNIPLTATLIPLIQDLGVSMDTYPLWWALSLGACLGGNGTAIGASANVVVIGIAARNNLSISFLEFLKVGMLVLFVTVGIGTALLYLNFVVL